Within Ischnura elegans chromosome 6, ioIscEleg1.1, whole genome shotgun sequence, the genomic segment ttacagctgaaggtggGCTCAGTAGTCATGATGCTTCAAAACATAAACCAAACTATGAAATGGAACTCATTTAGTGGTAAAAAAAGCAATTTGTAAGCACGGCTTTCATTTAGTTTATTAAAAGCTGCGAGATGATGGAGAGCCACCTTGAAACGGACTTTGTCTGAAACCCAGCCATTAGCACGACTCCACAGACTAGGGCTGACGGCTGATAGGGGAGGTAGTCATAGTTGGGCAGCGGAATAGGAGTGTAAGGCTTGGGCTGAATAAAGTGAAGCTGCTTTGTgtgagaatttggacttgttaCCTGCTTTATTTCCCCCGAATCCTTTTACTGTCAACGAAGGAGACTTACAATTTATTGGTACTCAATGATGTTCAATTTGATTCATGCGgctatattgaaaggaaaattcaaagatgaggaagttctcatttgAGGATTCCCATGACCTCAACCGATATGCACTTGGCAAGTTTAACTTTGAGTTTAAGTGAATTCAACTTCCAATTCATGTTGcattcatgattattattattatatgaataaagtttcttctcctgaccttccttattattacaacaatatagtgtttatgatcttggagtataggtcatgataaataaaatacacatttggccaacgtttcggagatttattctccttcctcagggctcttaattataatgacaGCTGAAGGTGGGCTCAGTAGTCATGATGCTTCAAAACATAAACCAAACTATGAAATGGAACTCATttagtggtaaaaaaaacaatttgtaagCACGGCTTTCATTAAGATTGagatcaaaacaaacagaaaattggccctatagggctttacttttacgttttacatagggatagcactttttgaccccaaaaaactcaattgagggtccttagtacttagggcccttggggcacgggttgccgttattttaaagtaaccaaattttaacacgtgaatatagatctcatttgtatcattttgagaccaggaaaacataacttttcgcaattctgaaaaataagggccggcctagtagTCAGTCTTCTGTGAAATCTGtagttttaatacaaattctAGTAATACAAATGAACGTAGAGGACAGAAGGTCAAAAGGATAATTCCTTTCATAGCCATTCTACTCCAGCCTTCTCTACTTTCATACATATCCTATTAGTAGAACAAAGATTAGGAATTATATTGTACTCAGGGGCTTTGTGAGGATTGGTGATTCCTTTAAGGTTAGCACAAACTCCTTATTTCTAAGTTTCTACCCATTTAATTTCTTCCACTTGATGTGTTTTTCAGGTGCTAAGAAGATCTCCTATCACCGAAGGGAGGTGATGCTGGAGTTCATGCTGGCAAATGCTGACCTGGCTTGTGGCCGAATTAGTGGGCCACAGGCAGGATTGAGGAGGTCTGAGCTGTGGAGGGAACTTGCAGATCTCCTCAATTCCTGCCCCACTGGAGGGAGCAAAACCCCAGAGAAATGGTCTAGGGTAAACTTCAACACTGCATTAATCGAACTGTGGTTCTATCACCACGTAAAGGTATTTAAATGGTATTTCCTGTTTTATCATAGTCATGGATGGACTGGAGATCAAACACGAAGCAGAAGGCCATGAAAATAAGGAGGTCGGCCCAGCAGACAGGGGGAGGGCCATCAACTGTCGTGCCACTGACTGCCCTCGAAGAAAAGCTAATTGCTTTTATCGGGGAAATGGCAGTCAGTGGCATTCCGGGAATTGTAGACCCCCTAGAGGTGAGGCACCATGTCATTTATCGTAGCAGTGAAGGTAATATCCAATTGATAAATTATGGTGTAAGTTTGCTTACTTTATCGCATTTCAGATTGTGACAGTTATGCCCGATGGGAGCTTGCCATTTTTCATTGAGGAGGGAGAGGCGTCAACATCAGCTTCCACCGTAGATGGTTCTACCCCGTCCACCTCGGGAATGCCTCCTCCTGCAAAAAAGAGGAGGATTTGTGGTGAGTGATGGTTCAATTGTCAGTATAAAGACTTCTAAAATTTATGTCATGTACCATAATATTGATACCCATTGATTAGAGTTAATATTTGGGCAAATTACCTGACAGCAGCTTCAGTGATAAGGTTGCTCatgtgagaattttattttccttctctttagaTGCTGATCTCGATGAAAAGGAGGAGAGGGCCCTGGCTGCAAGTGAGGCTATGGCAGATGATATTCAAAGAATAGCATCTGCTGTAGAGGTTGTAGCAAGGAATTCGGAGGAGACGAGGAAAACATTAGAGAGCCTCACCTCTTCTGTAAAGGAGATGAAGGAAAtgtaagtacagtggaacctcgatttatcgtttttcagggggatggatgaaaaaaacgatgaatgcggggaagtttgtccgggttgcctatgtcccaggaaacgctggatttttgcgaattatttttatttatttattttatttttattttattctcaaaccaccggatacagctcttattggccattttacaccggggtgttcaacaaatgtaacaagtaaacgtacacaaacgaccatgccctggaccggggaaacctacccaggcgggactcgaacccgcgacctcttgtttggcaggcgagaacgttaccccgccgccaccgaggccggcggacATTCATTAATGacattatgacattcattaatggatttaaaaaagattttagctgattacaggaatactatatctttatcgaaacacttaggtcatattgttgattcggattatatctctttcaaatatcctgaaggaacacgccgctttgctaaaaaatgtttgcactccactcgaattttcactgctatttcactgtaaaaattcttatctatcaaatgccatttcaagtacacgtatttacgagataaatgtgcatgttatgcctcaaacaattGATTTCACCGtgagtgattggttatgagatggatcaagaaggccaaaaatctatctaaattaatgatgaaaagtttaaaattccacgaaactgtctgtttaaggtaacatgattttaggaatgccagttttgtaagacttaccaaatgaggtcaatgccttatttttgtttgaagcacacgacttattttattaaactgctatcacaaaaacatggtgaatgattaacatatatgtaaaagcaatacctagcaacctaacaaccaaacaaggtttccatggcaaccgtatcctgcaacgtatacaatcgtagtatacatcgtgcttattcatggcCCACATCAAACTCCCGCATCGGTTAAGTAAtctatagactcgaaacagacagattttataagtctacaattttttgtgtgctcttaggaatatatattaataagtctcataagaagaagcctcaacttcttggaaccatttatgtcaaataccatgctgaaaacgccaaaaaattagcagaacattacttaacaaagagttatatattatttccaaaaaattcttataagaatttcttaaataattatcaaatgccaacataagttatggtgacttaaatgcctgccggataaaaacctaaaagttaTGCAacctgcgcaacattcttatagaattctataagaaatgcaaagttctaataagaatttctgtaagagtTATAgtatcttataagaatttctgtaagacttatagaatcctacaagaattctgtaagacttatagaaatCTATTTCCGTGAACCTCcaaaattttcctctctcttatcttacccccttcccttcccgcaTGGTTTCGTAAAGTCTATGACACAGGTCTGAGCCAACAGCACGTGAGAAGGAGAAGTCCTCTGCCAGGCGTACGTTCTCCTTCTTCCTCACTCCTCCCCCCCCTCTTGGTCGCTTCCTCCTTTCCCTCGGATGCTGGGCATCGGGCGCGGATGACTAGGCACACAGGCAAGCGTGGGGTGCGTGATGGTCAAAGGGCGCCTAGAATATTCGAGAGAAAccttcccctcctttccctttttctttatttcctaagcTGATGACCCCTCTTCGAGGGAGATAAAAGGGAAAGTCAATTTGGGAGAGGAATTTTGCGACGACTGGGAGGCTGCAGTCAGACGAAGGGTTAGTCCATGGGGAGTGGGACCGTTAGCACGGGATTCGACTCATCTGAGGGAGACAAATAACCAGTGAGAGCTGCCTAGCACCAAtctttaaaatgtaagaataaaactttgtgttACTCTCGAGGGAATGAGGTCTCTCTTTCCGCTGATCTAACTCCCCTGTTCTTAACCCAAGTTCGAGTCGGACGCCCTCCTACGAGGGCGGCACGACATTTGAGTTGAGTTGAGTAattgagtttcacggggaaatggtATGATTatgggtgtcaaccgaaatttacattcatgatgatgagatttataaaaattctaactCTTCAGAGCTATTCCTCGCTTCTGGAAAGACCTTGcttcaaaatattgaagaaatgtGGATCACACTGCTCTCATCACCTCACCACGGACATTTTTTTAAGACTGCTAAAATGCGACCCAAtaaagtggcaacagatatcagccttgcatgtgtatgggatggaattgggcctccctcTAGGCAGTCCTCATGACCACCACTCAACATTTTGTTCATTTGGCGGTCTGATCCTCAACTGTTTTGAGAAGGAAATTTTGGATTTTGCAACCAGTGGACCACTTTAGCCCATTGGAGACAAATTTCTGTTTATCATTGGATTATTAGCAGATATCCTCTTTTCTAGATGATTGCTGTGTTGTTGTAATCTCTGGAGTTCACAGGAGTGGGGAATTCTGAAACTGCATTCCATCAGTTAAATTTAGGCATATAAAGTTAAGTCGAGAATATTAACTGTGGTTAAGTGAAAGTTAATTATACACCTCTACTAATTTATAAAAGTAATGTTATCTTTCAACTTAAGCTGCTTGGATTGatgcaatcatttttcaattGGAGTTTCAACTCAAATCAATTATTTgagagttcactttgtggaatatGATGACCTGATATGTacatagattcaaaaataaactttgtcatACTTCAtagagtatttatttttcaaataaagggAACCAATGTCGCAAGCAATAAACTCCAGTTTGGCTTCATTAACATATGCTGAACAGCCAATACATTGAGCTCTTAAAGATGAATGCACATATATTCCAGCTCCTCCACGTTTTCTTCACTAACCTTCCTGGAAAATGCATAATCAGAAAAAGCATGTCTTATTTGGTTGTTGGTTTAAGCCAGGTCTCACTCACACCAATTACCTGCATATTGTtagtgaaataaaacaatttgaaaTCTTTGATGTGAGTGGGAAGCGAATAAGCACTTACAAGGGATACATATATATTTGACAAGTCAGAGGAGGATTTTGTATTGAGTTTGAGTGGAGAATTGGTTTTCACATCATGGGCCCTGGTATCAGTTATTTGCACACAAGATGAAtctcttataaaaaaaacttctaactCTTTTTCAGTATTAATTACTGTTACAGGACAGCCCTCTGATTTCTTAGCTAGAATATTACCATTTCTAACCCAAACAAACTTCGATTTACCTTTCTGTTTTAGATCTCTGGTGGACGTGAAAACCCTTCTGTTAAATGGGGTGAGGGCCTTGTCAATGTAAATTAACTTTACGTTTTGCATTGAGTCAGAGGACCACCCCATATCTCTGCTGTTTAAGTATTTCCTCATCTGCCATTTGGAAATGAGTTCATTTCTTTTACGTTGCCTAGTGAAGCGTACGATGATAggtggtgggtgaggaggaatGGGGGTCGCATTGTGAGGTCGTGGCCTGAATATGCAATCTATATCCTCCACAGTTAAGGGCACATTAGGAGTTGAACTAATTTTCAACACTATACTTTCAAAGCTTTCGTCAATCGTTAAAAGACACACCTCTTATTTCTACACTATTTTTCAAAAGTTCTTGTTCTTGTTTTTTCAACCTTTTTACAAGGTTATGCACATTATCTTGAAGTGTATTTGCTAGTACTTACCTTGGCTGATAATTGTCCATTGCATACACCATAGACACTTTGAGGATCTATCTTGAAGTACAGCTTAAAAAcagtgaatgctgagcgttaaaatctaaacagtttcaataaccttaccacATAGCAGTTAATCCAGATCCCGACATGCAGAGACAAACCCTGCTGTGCAATTGAAGAATCAATTAAATTTCCAGCTTGGCAAAGATATTTCAAAGTTACCAAATATACACTGTGATAAATCATCAAACAATGCTTAGATGTGAGTTACTTAGCGTGACTTTGCTGAACACCCATTTGAAACTCctactaaatgtaaaattttgtcaaaaaacaATATCCCCCATTTCGTATTTGCATTGTAAGAATAGATCAAagatattcattaatattatggaaattaatagaaaaatatcgTAATAACATATTACATGTATAGTTTTTTATTTCGTAATAATCCATctttaacttcaccatctacttcatttagaagatttttaaagaaaattgaagatgggcatttttatggaaatttgctcaaaTTTGAGCCTCTCTATCTCAGTTACGGGTGTGAATCATGTCAAATGAggtacattttaataaatttcaatcatttttgacttagcatgcgaaatttcaaatttctaacCCAAAAAAAgccaatttgtaattttttactgctttttccgatttccagCCCCCCTGTGTGATGTGGCCAATTGAGGTCTCCTGTCTTCTTCCTTGGGACTTAAGAACACTCCTCTTTTTATTCACTATTCTGAGAAATTGCTCACTCCATCGATACGTTTCAATCATTACAAATTTCTTAGAAGATAAGTCGACCGATCAGTGCTCTATGATAAAGGACTCTTGAAAAAGCTATCAAGCAGTTCCTAAATTTCCCGCTTAAAAATTAACATGCACATGATCTCGTGCTTTCAGAGCTACTTTGTACGTTTTAGtcttagaatttaaaatgctttgtgtttattttttaaatttattaatgagaatatttattttttgttggataaatattgaaattgatgaaatatttatccaagtaGCAGTCTCTCCCAACAATAAATGAAATCTTGCTTTGATCCTTGGATTGATCCTCAGGCTTCCTCTCCAACAGGTCGGACGATAATTTCAGCAATCTACAtcggaaaaagaaaatgaatgtatttgatGATACTTTTACAATATGTATGGGGAACATTAATATGTACTtggataaatttattattaattatggcTTGGATTAAATCGGATTTAAGCAGTAAATAAAACGCATGAGTTGAAATATGGTGCTTGATCTCCTGCAGACACATACATGAGTTAAGAGCATTTACTTTCAGAGTTACTTTACACCAGCGTAGTTCTTGTACTGGGCAAAGGAGTAAATGCTGAATTTGTCTATTTAGTTTCGATCAACTATGATTTCCACTTGAAAGTATAAAACCGAGAGTAATGTTGGTATTTCAGTCTTAACTGGCTTATCTTATTCATTTACTACTTAACATTTATTCGCCATTCGCTAATGCCGAACATATTTACCTGGACATCGGCGGGTGCCGCTAATGAGTGAATTactgagtttgtgacgtcatccgtCCTTAGGATGGGACTATTGGCCATGATCTCGTTGCGGTTAGGAACTTCGATTCCGTCCATAATGTTGGTCAGCACAAATCCTGGACTGATGCTCTGCAGGGAGAAAGGAAAAATCATAGGTATGGGGCATATTGTGCCTGTTGTAGTGGAATTGCAGGAAAAAAGGTTTGCAGGTATCATTCAGAAAAAAGGATTTAAACGGGATTTCGATTACTAAGAGATTTAGTGTTTTTGACACTTGGGTTATTTATTCCAGCTTTGATATAGTTTGCATCTGTGCCCCCTTCATGACACGTGGTCAAATTTAATAGAACACCACTCAGCAAGGATAAATTCTAGCACTAAGTTCTTTTCAGGATATAACATGAAATTAGTTTTGTCACCAATTAACACCCTATTCGGATCAGAGAGGATATGacacttgttttgttctttaaccACTCATCTGGGTATTAAATTTTCCCATGTCCAACCCGTggtgggtatttaattttacactaagcccaatttctatttttcttgtaGGAAGATAAAGCAccaacatttcaatatttttgttcacTATAAAACCAATATGTTCAGCATCGGTttgaaattttgaacatttttggtttgaaaattaaatttaataataaacattaattgttaaaaaaagttacaaaggaGAATAATGATCTATTTCGTTCAAGTGATGAATACATTGGCGTAGAATGAATACTAACTATTTTTTGTCTGCTTAGTGGTGCCAAAATGTTTATAAAGATGTCAACAAGTAAATTGCAGCGTTAGAAATTTTGCCAATTCAAGGGGCAAAGTAGGCAATCGCACATTacaaccaaattttttttttactctttcctcttctatgataaaagaaaattttaaatgattacaaGTCTTCATTTCTGCTAAAAACACTTCATATTT encodes:
- the LOC124161565 gene encoding uncharacterized protein LOC124161565 translates to MKDRRIVGAKKISYHRREVMLEFMLANADLACGRISGPQAGLRRSELWRELADLLNSCPTGGSKTPEKWSRSWMDWRSNTKQKAMKIRRSAQQTGGGPSTVVPLTALEEKLIAFIGEMAVSGIPGIVDPLEIVTVMPDGSLPFFIEEGEASTSASTVDGSTPSTSGMPPPAKKRRICDADLDEKEERALAASEAMADDIQRIASAVEVVARNSEETRKTLESLTSSVKEMKEMR